The region GTTATTTTATTGTCTCTGCTCCTGCAAATCTCTCAATTAAATAGTTTTTCTACTAATATTATCTTCTTCTTAAATAGTATTATTAGGACATTTTATTGGATAATATATTTAATGCTTCAAAATGAAAAAATAATCTTTGAATCCGATTTTACATGTTGTAAATTGTGCCTATTAAAAAATGTGTGCAGAATGAAAAAAATATTGAAAACCGGCTGGGTTGGTTTGGTTTTAGTATTACTAAGTTGTCAATCAGTAAATAGTAGCAAAATGTTTTATGATGGTGTAAAGCCCGAAAAAGTTTCTGACCAGTTCAGTTTTACGGAAGGTCCGGCTTCGGATAAAAATGGGAATGTATATTTTACCGATCAGCCCAATGATAAAATTTATTATTGGGATTGGAAAACCAATACAATTGTTGAGTTTTTAGATAAAACGGGCAGAGCAAACGGAACCTATTTCGATAAAGATGATAATCTGATTACGTGTTCGGATGATCAGGGAGAAATCTGGAAAATTTCAAAGAATAAAAAAGTAGAAGTTTTATCCAAAGGTTTTGAAGGAAAAAGATTAAACGGACCTAATGATCTGTGGATAGATGCTTTTGGAGGAATATATTTTACCGATCCTTTGTATGAAAGAGATTATTGGGTGAATTTTAAACAGGAAATTCCTCAGAAAAACCTGTACTACAGAAATAGAGAAGGAAAGATCTCAAAACTGGAAACGTTCACTCAGCCCAATGGAATTATAGGAAGCGAGAAATTTAAAAAATTATACGTTTCAGATATTGATGCAGGAAAAACCTATGTATATGATATTCTTGGCGAAGGAAAGCTTTCTGAAAAGAAACTTTTTTGCGAAATGGGCTCAGACGGAATGACGTTGGATAAATTTGGCAATCTTTATCTGACAGGAAACGGAGTATCAGTTTTCAGTAGGGAAGGAAAGAAAATCTATCAGATCCCGATTCCTGAAAAATGGACTTCTAATGTAACTTTCGGAGGTGAAAATGGAAATGTTTTATTTATTACCGCTTCGGAATCGGTATATGTATTGCCAACAAAAGTAAAAGGAGTACAATAAATATTGAGGTTAAGGCTGAGATTATAAGTATACCATTAATTTCAGCCTTAACCTCAATTTAAATTTTAGGTTTAATAAGCAACTTCCATTTTTACTTTTTTACCTTTCAACTTTTCGTGGCTTAATCTTTTTAAAACATCAGTCACTCTATTTCTTGCAACGGCAACATAAGATGTTGTGTCTTTTACTTCTATCAAACCAAGTTCTTCCTTTTGCAGGTCTCCTTTTTTAAGTAAATAACCGACAATATCAACTTTGTTGACTTTATCTTTTTTACCTGCACTGATGTAAATAGTCTGGAAAGGTGTTTTTCCTGGAACTTTATTAAATCCGGCAACGCTTTCTTCGGGGGTATTATTTTTAATGAAAGGAAAATTTTCGTCTTCCGTCATAATAAGATAAGCAAAACCTTTAGCATTCATTCTTGCGGTACGACCGTTTCTGTGGATGAAAGCGTCTTCTTTTGGAGGCAGCTGATAATGTACAATAGATTCAACTTCGGGAATATCAAGACCTCTTGCAGCCAGATCGGTTGTAATTAAAATTCTTGCGGAATCATTTCTGAACTTCAATAAAGCACGTTCTCTTTCATCCTGTTCCATGCCGCCATGAAAGGTTTCTCTGTCGATTCCTTTTTCACGTAGAAGCTCAGAAATACGGTCAACGGCTTCACGGTGATTGCAGAAAATCAACGTTCTCTTGTTTCCGATTTTACAGATTAAATTAAAAAGTGTGTTCAGTTTTTCTTCTGGAATGGTCATCACTTTTTTTAACTGAATATCAGGTTTTACTTCACTTAATTTTAAAAAATCAATGGTTTTCTCATTTTTCAATCCTGTAAACTTTGGAATTTCATCCATTGCAGTTGCCGATGTTAAAATTCGTTGAGAAAGTCCTTTTAGGGAATTGGAAATAAATTCCATATCATCATGGAAACCCAGTTCCAGCGCTTTGTCAAATTCATCGAGAACTAAGGTCTGAATCGTTTTGGGATCAAAATTGTTGTTTCTTAAATGATAGACAACTCTTCCCGGGGTTCCGATCAGAACAGCCGGAGCTTCAATAAGGTTATTGACTTCAATTTTTTTATCGTGACCTCCATAGCAAACTGAAACTTTAAAGTCTGTTCCCATAGCTTTGAAAACCTGCTCAATTTGCAATGCCAGTTCTCTTGCAGGAACCAGAATTAACGTCTGAATTCCGGAAGTATTTTTCTTCAAATTTCGAAGAACGGGAAATAAAAATGCCAGTGTTTTTCCTGAACCTGTTGGAGAGAGCAGGACAACGTCCTGTTGATTTTCTGTGGCTTTATAAGTAGATTTCTGCATTTGATTCATTTCCTGAATCTGCAGTTTTTTGTAAATAGATTCTAATTCCATTTTGCAAAGGTAAAGGATTTAAAGATTAGTAAGAATTATCTTATATGGAAGAAGTAGATGATTCCGTAATGTTGGGTTAATATTCTATTAATGGATTTATTTTCTTTTGATTTCGCAGAAATGCAGTATTAGAAGGGCTTTTAATGCTATTTGCTTTTCTTTTTGCAGATTGTCTTTAATTTTTTTTTAAGAAAATGTTAAATATTTTGTTATGTAATGTTATCTGTATGTTAATGTCCTGAAAAGTTATTGAGGATAATTTTGTCCTGAAAATTTGAAGTATAAAAAAATGAAAAGAATAATCTGTGCTATTGCATTTTTATCTTTTAGTTTGGCTTTCTCACAGGAAACAAGCTCCAAGATATTCGGCAGGCTAAAAGGAACAACTTCTGAAATGACTGTAAAGGTAATACATGTGCCTACCAACAGTACATTTGAAACAAAAAGTAACAATAAAGGACAGTTCAGTCTCGAAAATTTGCAGCCGGGAGGTCCATATACCATTGAAATTTCTGATGGTTCGCATGTTATTTATTCGAATAATAATGTTCAGCTTTCTCTGGGGAATAATGATCTGCCGGTAGTTGAAGTAAAAGATAAGGAAAAAGTGATTGATGAAGTAAAACTGACTTCAAAGAAATCAAACACAAAATTTGGAGTAGGGATTACTCAGGCACAGATTTCAGGACTTCCTAATATCAACAGAGGAATTCAGGATGTTACAAAGCTTATTCCTCAAAGTGCTAATAATTCTTTCAACGGGACCAATTTCCGTTATAACAACGTAACTATTGACGGTTCTATCAACAATGATGCGATTGGTTTCAGTCCTTCTTTGGGAGGCCAGACAGGAACTTCGGGAATGCCGGGAAGCAGTACACGTTCTAATTCCATTAGCTTGGATGCAATTCAGGATGTTCAGGTATATATTGCTCCTTATGATGTAAAGCTTGGGAATTTCCTTGGAGGAAGTATTAATGCAGTAACAAGAAGCGGAAGTAATAATGTGGAAGGGTCTTTGTATATGTACGGACGTAATGCATCTATTACGGGGAATAACAGGGTAGGAGACAATTCTAAAATGCCAAGTTCTTTTGAAGATTTTATTTACGGGGGAAGAGTAGGGCTGCCTGTTGTAAGAGATAAAGTATTCTTATTTTCTAATATAGAATACACTAAAAGAACCGATCCTGTTTTCTATAATGCGAATCAGTCTAATGCATTAATTAATGATGCAGTCGCACAGCAGATCACT is a window of Candidatus Chryseobacterium colombiense DNA encoding:
- a CDS encoding SMP-30/gluconolactonase/LRE family protein, yielding MKKILKTGWVGLVLVLLSCQSVNSSKMFYDGVKPEKVSDQFSFTEGPASDKNGNVYFTDQPNDKIYYWDWKTNTIVEFLDKTGRANGTYFDKDDNLITCSDDQGEIWKISKNKKVEVLSKGFEGKRLNGPNDLWIDAFGGIYFTDPLYERDYWVNFKQEIPQKNLYYRNREGKISKLETFTQPNGIIGSEKFKKLYVSDIDAGKTYVYDILGEGKLSEKKLFCEMGSDGMTLDKFGNLYLTGNGVSVFSREGKKIYQIPIPEKWTSNVTFGGENGNVLFITASESVYVLPTKVKGVQ
- a CDS encoding DEAD/DEAH box helicase; protein product: MELESIYKKLQIQEMNQMQKSTYKATENQQDVVLLSPTGSGKTLAFLFPVLRNLKKNTSGIQTLILVPARELALQIEQVFKAMGTDFKVSVCYGGHDKKIEVNNLIEAPAVLIGTPGRVVYHLRNNNFDPKTIQTLVLDEFDKALELGFHDDMEFISNSLKGLSQRILTSATAMDEIPKFTGLKNEKTIDFLKLSEVKPDIQLKKVMTIPEEKLNTLFNLICKIGNKRTLIFCNHREAVDRISELLREKGIDRETFHGGMEQDERERALLKFRNDSARILITTDLAARGLDIPEVESIVHYQLPPKEDAFIHRNGRTARMNAKGFAYLIMTEDENFPFIKNNTPEESVAGFNKVPGKTPFQTIYISAGKKDKVNKVDIVGYLLKKGDLQKEELGLIEVKDTTSYVAVARNRVTDVLKRLSHEKLKGKKVKMEVAY